The endosymbiont of Bathymodiolus septemdierum str. Myojin knoll sequence ATTAAATAGGGGGAATATCGCCTAAAGATATAAGGTGGTATTTGTGCAATAATCAGCATCATACTGATTGCAAGCGCAAAGTGCAACATTTGCTTATAAACCAAACTGATTGATTCAGCCGAGGCGCTATAAAGTATGGTCAATCCAAAAATACTAATACCCATTAACATTAAAAATAAAGGGGTGTCCATTTTGAAGTAGTGCCAATAATGTCGAAGTTTGTCTATTTGAGTCATAGCAAAAGGAGCCCCACTAAGCGCATATCAGACAATAATAAATTAAAACTGCGATAGGCAGATTCCGTACTCATACTTTCAATGCCAATCCCCATTTGTTGAATGGCAACTTGCTGTTGCGGGTCTAAAAAACAACCAGTTGCACCTGTGCCAACAATGAGTATGTCAATATCATCTTTTGAAGAAAGTGGAAATAATGACATTTTATCCAACTTTTCTAGTGTCATATCCGGTGTTTCTGTGTGATAGTTAGTGGAGACAAAGCAGGGCGTAGTCAAACTTGTGTGCGATAAAGTGATGGTTTTATCATTCACAGAAATAATGCTATTTTTCTGGTTGTCCTGCTGGTTAAATTCCACTTTTAAAATATGCATATGTGTAAAAATGATATTATAACAGCGAGCGTTTTGTTATTTATGTTGATTCTGTTTATTACATCGTCTAATAATTATAAACTCACAAAGACCTTAATCTGATTATGACAAGCGTTAATCATGTAATAAATCAAAGTCATGGAATAAGTCCCCTTGTATCTTTTTATTAATATTTGCACTCCTTTATTTTACTTTTGCCTTTATATATTTTTTGGTTTGATGGATTACTATTTATTAAATAACGCTCATATCATCAATGCCCAGTGAATAAGTGCCTATATTAGAGCCAAAAGACTCAGCAGAGATATAATAAGTACCAGATTCTACCGCATTAAAAATAAGTCGTGAGTTAGTTGACACACCTCCATCATCATTGTTGGTGCCACTTATTATATGGCCATTGGCGTCACAAATACCACCTAGATAAGTATCGCTCAATGTACCTGCATTAGTAGGGGCGCCCTCTAGGTCGATCTGATAGTTTATACCGGCTTCCAAAGTAATACGGAACCAATCTGTATCATTGGATGTTTCAATAGCACCAGTAATAACATCGCCTAATGTCAGCTCGCCCGTGGTGTTAATATCATTAGAAATATCAAAGTTTACAGCCTCTATATTTGCTATGGCAATAGCGTTAATCGTTGCCTGCCCATCACTAATATCATAACTCAATTGAATTTGACCATTGAAGTTAGCATTTGGCGCAAGACTCCAAGTGCCATCGTTGTTATTAGTTATGCTTGCATTGTTGCCAATGACAACCAAATTACTAACAGTCAAATCATCACCATCAACATCACTCGCATTGGCTAGTAATTGCGCCGTGGTAATACTTAGATTTTGGTCTTCTGTACCTGTAAGGCTAACCGCAGTAGTTACAACTGGCGCGTGATTATCACTTATAATTTGAGCGCTAGAGTATGTAGTTACACTTTCTAAAGTGCCACGATCATCAGTATAACTAACAACAGTTCTTACATACTTGCCAGTATGCGCTTGTGCTAGGGTTAGTTCACTACTTGTGGCGCCAACAATATCTACCCAGGTTTGCCTATCTGTCGATACTTGCCATTGGTAATTAACATCACCCATACCATCAGCATCAGACACAGAGCTAGTTAATGTTAGGGTTTGCCCCTGTGTTGTTTCACCTTGCAGGTAAATCCTTCCTGTTGCATCTGCATTAAAATTATCATTTGCTGCATTGATATACCAAATAGCGCCATCGGCAAACATAATGCGCTCAATAACCCCATTTTCCGTGTCTTTTATGCGAATACTGTCTTGATCGTTTATAGTAAGTAATAAATCAGCTCCATCTATAGTAACGCTAATATCAGCAATTTCAATGCCATCGCCAAATACAATACTATCCACACCTTGAGCATCAACAATAACATCATTTCCATCGCCTAAACTAAAGTGATAAGTATCATTACCCACGCCACCATCTAAATTATCATCACCTGCGCCGCCTGTAATAACATCATTTCCAGCTTGGGCTTTAATATTATCATCACCTGCTAAACCTTGCAAAGTGTTATTACCACGATTACCAATAATATAGTTTGCTTCATTGTTACCAGTTGCATCTATATCCTCATTCCAAAGTTTAACCGTTTCTTTGGTGTAAATAGTATATGCATTAGCAACATCTGCTGCCTTGCGGAAGGTTTCAATATCAACAAAACGCGTCATATCATTAACCTTACCACGCCCCGAATCACTGATATAGAACCCTACAAGTTCGCCATTACCAGCGTTGTGCACTGCACCCGTTAAAGTGACGGCGTGGTTTACACTGCCGCTACCTACATAATTTTGCTCATCCCATAACACACCTGCATTAACGGATAGTATTAGCCCACGACCGCCGCGTAATAAATTAGCAATGCCTGTTTCGTTATAGCCTTGAATAACATCATTATCAATCCCATAATTATCTAGGATTGCTTGTTGTTGTAGGTAGTTTGAACCACCTAATTGACTTGCTGGCAAACTCGGATTATTAACTGCCCAGTTGTTTTTAATAGCCAAATTAACCACCTCACCCTCTGTGGTAGGTTTGCCTGTTTGGGTGATAAGATTGGCAATTGAAGTGAGTGCACAAGTGCCTTGGTAATTCTCAACAGCATCACCTTGGATGTAATCAAGTTCGTTGCGTTTTGGAAAGCCGTAAACCAAAACATCTTCACCGTCCACTTTGCCTTTTTCAGGCTTAGAGAAGTCAAGTAAGATGAGGTTTTCAGTATTAGAGTCTAGTGTGTAGGTAATGCTACTTTGTACATTGTCTATGCCTTCGTTGTTGTTTTCAATAACTTGGTCATTGATATTATCAACATAATAAGTATCGTTGCCTAAACCACCAATCATCACATCAGCACCCGTTACGCCATCAATGATATTATCACTACTGTTGCCAATAATTTTATTATCTTGTGCATTACCTGTGCCGTGGATATCAAATCCTTCCAGTAGGCGCAATTCTTCAATATTAGCATTCAGCAAATAACTAGTACTAGAGATAACTGTGTCATAACCTTGATTGCTTTGCTCATAAATACTATCATTCACACTATTTACAATATAAATATCATTGCCTTTGCCACCGACCATGACATCTGCATCAGCGCCACCATCAAGATAATCATCACCTAAGCCACCAACTAGAGTATCAAAGCCCGCGCCACCGTATAGGTGGTCGTTATCGCTTTCACCTGCATTTAGAGTTTGCTTGTCTTCATTGCTTGCGGTAAATCCAGCTAAATAATCATTTCCAGCGCCACCATACAAAACATCATCACCCACTTGACCAAACAGATTGTCGTTGCCTTGTTCGCCATAGAGTTTATCATCACCCTCATCGCCTTGGAGCTCGTCATTCTCAGTGCCACCATACAATATATCATCACCCAAGCCAGCGATTAATACATCGTTGCCAGCACCGCCATGGAGATAATCATTATCAGTTTCCCCAGCATCCAGGCTTTGCTTGTCTTGATTCGCAGCAGTAAAGCCTAGAAGTAAATCATTCCCAGCACCACCCCAAAGCTTGTCATTGCCTGTTTGTCCAAACAGCCTATCTTCGCCGTCTCCACCGATTAATTCATCATTACCCTCATTGCCTTGGAGTTCATCATTACCACTACCGCCAAAGAGTTTGTCATTGCCCTTACCGCCAACCAGCACATCATTCCCAGTGCCGCCATCAAGGTAATCATTGCCTAAGCCGCCGTATAGATTATCATCGCCCGCACCGCCATATAAATGGTCGTTATCACTTTCACCTGCATTTAGCGTTTGCTTGGCATCGTTACTGGCAGTAAAACCTAGTAGTAAATCATCACCAGCACCACCTAAAACAGTGTCATCACCTACATCTGCAAAGATTCTATCGTTACCTTGCTCGCCATATATCATGTCGTTGCCTGCATAGCCAAGTAACTCATCATTACCCTTGCCACCCCAGAGGCTGTCAGATCTAGCACTACCACCCATAAAATCATTGCCATCACCTGCAAGGAAGTGGGTGATTAGATTAAGGTTAAAGTAGTTAGTGCTAGCATAATAATTCACATTAAAGGCATCATTACCATCAGTGCCGATTAAATAACTTTTATTGTTGTAGTTTATCTTTACCATAGACGAGGTCCATTTGTACGCGCCTCCATTAACAAAATAAACATTATCTGTATCTCGCAGATGGCGATAGTTACTATTAGGTGTTGTTGGCTCGGCTATTTGACTTACTTGATTAGGCTTGTTTGTAGCAATATGTGCATTGCCTTGGGTATAAAGAGCGTAATCAGCTTGTTTAATAGGGCTTGATAATGTACTTAACTCAACTAATTCATCGGTATTTAGTTGCCCATCTTCGTTAGTGTCCGTCCAGAGTTTTAGTCCGGTGGTTTCATCAGTTGTTAGTTGTCCGTCGTTATTAGTATCTAGCGCTGCTAGTTGTTCTTTGGTTATTGGGTTTAGGTTACTGTCAACAAGCACACCTGTGCTGCTAGCAATACTTTGGGCATTGTCATACTCTGCACTTTGAGAATCATAAAATGCACCAATTGGGTAGCAGAGTTCATTAAAATCATAGTTAGATTTAAATTTATAATTACCTAAGGAGGAATTTAATACATAATCTTGGAAGGCTCTAAACTCTTCACGAGTTATCCAGCCATCTTTTAATTCTTGGCGCATGGCTTTTTCTGCGTTAAACAAATCACCGATATCGTTAAAATCAACATCAGGGGTGTTAACTACCCATTTACCTTGGTCGTTAAGGTCTAGGATGTCTTGGTTTTGCCAGTTTTTTAGGGCTTGGTCTGCGGTTTGAGAGGTGAATTTGTCTATTGGGTTGCCCAGGAAGGATTCACGGGCAATTGCGTTTAGTATGTTTTGCTGTTGGGTTGAACTATCCGATGGCTGTAGGTTGAATTCAGTACTGATTTCTGCCAAGGTTTTGGGGCTTTCTATTTCAAAGGCTTGTTTGAATTCACTAGATGTACCATCAGCAATGGTGTTGAATTGTTGTTGTTTTTGTTCAGGGGTAATGTCATCATTAAACCAGTTGTTGAGAGTAGATTTTACTGTATCGCTGATTGTATTATTATAAACTATACTGCCACCCCAGCTTATAGTAATTAATGTAATAGCAGCGCCTATTGGATTGGAGACAAACGCTACTGCACCAACACCAGCAAGTGTACCAATACCCCAGCTAATTGCTGCATCAATGCCTCCTGCTGCACCCTCTTGATGAGTAGCAAGAGCAATTTGAGCGATACCCAGTGCACCACCTTTGAGTTTAAAGGTGTTATTCATCATTTTAAGTGCGTCATCACTAGCGCCTAAGGCTCTGGCTGTTTCCACTTGTGCAGAAAATACAATGTCTACAGCTAATTTAACTTTTGCTAGATTGTCTTGATTTTGTTGCTCTTCATTTGTTAGACTCATGGTTATTCTCCTTTATTTGAATTGTTTGTAAAAAGTGTTTTTGTGGCTAGTATTGAAACTATAAAATAGAATGTCATCAAATAGATAAGAGAACCAAGCACTAACCTGTTAAAAATAAAGCCATAAATACTATTCCACTGAAAAATATCATTATTTCTACCTACCTTGTCTAATTGGTCATACAGCATATAAAATTTTGAACCTTCGGATGCATTCGAGAAAATCGTTCCAATAAGGAAAATCCCTGTAAAAAAAATATAAAACACCATTAAATATTTTTTTCTAACTCTTTTATGGGTGTAGTGAATTGCATTCTGTTTATACCAAGCCCAATCTTTAATAAAAATCCCGATGGTCGTAATAAAAACAAACCAAAAAATCCCTTGATACAAAACATACAGCAGTATCATTTTCTCCCGGTACGCCACTGACACATTTACCCAGTATTGCGCCTTTGGAAAAACCTCTAGCAGTTGAGTATTGTATTGCCCTAAATTAAATATCCACTCACCAATGGGCGTATTTAGCAAATAAATGGTAATTACAGAATAGAATACTGCCAAAGCTAGATAGAGTTTTTCTGGTCCTGTTAGCTTATATTTTTCCTTTTCTTTGTTGTTTCCCATTTTTAATTATATTCCCTGATTGCAACCAATACTGATTGTCAAATATTATACTCTCTATATTAGAGAGTTTATCTTTTCTACATTCAATTATTATTTTTTTATTTTATTGCAAGTTCCATAATGAAATACATTGATTTTAATGAAAACGAAATACAAGATTTTTGCAAAGAAGCGGCAAAAAATGTAAAAGATCTTCGTATAAAAAAAGGTGTGAAACAAATAGATTTAGCAGTGGCAATAAACATAAATTCAACAGGTTCTTATAGTGATTATGAAAATAATAAACAAAACAAAAGTTTAGTTTAATCCATCTGTATAAAATATCAAAAGTGCTAGATGTTAGTATCAAAAAACTCCTCCCTTAGAAAAATAAAAAGACCCTGTAAACCAGATTGTGTAAACCCTCATATTTTATAATCCCTAAAAAGGAGAAAAAACATGAGTAACGCAACACTAAGAAAAAACCAAAAGAACCAACTGAACAACACAGGCATTAACCAACAAAAACTCCGTGCTTTTGCTGGTGAGCTTGCCAAAGACATCCACACCCAAGATGACTTGGCAGACTTGTCTGCATCATTGGTTAAGATGACCATAGAAGCGGCACTTGGTGCTGAGATGGAACATCACCTTGGCTATCCAAAATATGGACAAAATGGCAATGAATCTAATGCCAGTAATAACGCTCGCAATGGCTACTACTCTAAAATTGTTAAAGGTAATCATGGCGAAGTTGAACTTGCTATTCCAAGGGATCGATGCTAACTTTGAGCCTGCTATCATTGAGAAGGGTCAAACCAGATTAGGCACTTTTGATAATCAAATATTAAGCCTGTATGCCAAAGGCATGAGCACCCATGATATTGTCACAACCTTTAAAGAGATGTATGACGCTGACATCTCAGCAACGTTGGTGTCCAATGTAACACAAGCGGTTATTACTCACGCCACAGAGTGGCGTAATCGTCCATTGGATGAGATTTACCCCATTGTTTATTTAGACGGTATTGTCATTAAAGTTAGGCAAGATAAACAAATCATTAAAAAGACCATGTACATTGCCCTAGGCGTTAATCTTGAGGGTAAAAAAGAATGTCTTGGCTTATGGTTGTCCAAAAATGAATCTTCTAAGTTCTGGTTGGGCGTTTTTTTACTCATTTTTTACTCTGATTTTTTACTCTGATTTTTTTTGTTTAGTTTAACGGGTTTGAAATAAGAAAGTTTAGATTGTTGTTTGAAATTGTTGGGGTTTTATAGTTTTGAGATAATAAATTAATAAGCCAACTTTTTACTATAAAATATTGGATTTATTAAAAGATTTTTGATAAAAACTGGGGAAAATTATCTGATTTTGTTTTTAATATGATGTATCGGGGCGATAATGCCTTATTTAACCAGTTAGATTGAAAAAATGGTGATAGACATGCGTTTTACTGTAATATTAGTATCTTTAATATTTCCTATTTTATCTGGAATATCTTTTGCGCAAGAAAAAATAATTTCAAAAACTAATACTTTTTATACATCAAACGATTTACAAATATATAAGAATATTCTCCATAAATTTGAAGTTATAGGAGAAAAACATACTTACGACAAAAGCTATAATTATTCAAATCATCAATGGACAATTGGCTTTCTTTCTGGAATTTTCAAAAAATACCCGAAAATAAGAAAGGAAATTTTAAACAAAAGCACATCAAAATTTGTACAAGGTGCATTTCTAATTTCCTTATATAGGGCTAACATTCCAAATGAGGCTGAAAAATATGCAGCAAGTAATTTATCAGAAAAATGGAGTAATTATTATAAAACTAGAATTCTATCTTTAGAAGAGGTAATACCTCGAGATACCCCATCAGAAAACGACCTTCTTTTAGGGGCTTTTGCCGCTACTGGAACAAAACAATATATCTACAATATGTTATATTACTTTGAAAAAGAAAATATCGAAAAAATTACAGATGCTATTAAAGTGGGCTTACTTATAGAAAAATTTGGACCTGAAATGACACCTAAAAAAGGATATAAAACTAAAATAACCAGCGCTTTTGTCAAAAAATATAACGCTAAAAATGATATAAAAAGTTATTTACACTTAATGACTATGGGGGTAGCTATTTGGTCTATACGCTCCAACATGAAAAAAGATGACAACCTTAAAAAGCTATTTGAAGATTTCCTTTCGAAAAATAAAATTTTAAAACCTATACTAAAATCAGAAATTAATTATCTGTCAAATTATATTGTTGACTTTATTGGTTACAATGCCACAAAAAGCAATATCCTAAAGAAAAGTTTAGATCGTTATGAAAGCCTAGAGACGCAAATTAATTTTAACAAAATCTAACAAGTCATTCCCATCTATCTGCTTACGTATTAGGTGATTTTAGGCGTTACAAAAAAATGACAATCAAACTAAAGAACTTACTACGACATCAGTATTCAGCCTAACTATAGTTTATGACCGTGTAAAATAATACTATTTTTTAAAATCACAGAATTCTTATGTCAAACACCAATGAAACAGATGCATTTAGTGCAGATTTAAACAGTGGCATTGCTGCTTTTGATTCCAAAAACTTTACGATGGCTTATCAATTATTAGCCCCGCTTGCCACGCAAAGTAATGCTGAAGCGCTATGGCGTCTTGGAATGATGCAGATGAATGGTTTGGGGATGGTTGAAAATCAGCCTTTGGGTTTTGAGAATTTTAATCAAGCAGCCGAGCAGGGTCACGCTTTTGCACACCATATGATTGCAGTAGCGTATATGACGGGCGAAGGGGTTGAAAAAGATATCACTAGGGCGATTGAATGGTTTGAAAAAGCCGCTGAATTTGGTTTGCCGGGTGCGATGTATGCTTTAGGTATGTTATATGAAGACGGTAAGGAAATTGAAAAAGACCTTGAAAAAACCCAATATTGGTATGACGAGGCGGCGAAAGTCTCATGAAGTCGAGATTTGCCCCTTCCCCGACAGGATACCTGCACATTGGCGGTGCACGCACGGCATTATTCGCTTGGGCGTATGCGAAAAAACAGCAGGGTAATTTTGTATTGCGCATTGAAAATACGGATAGAGAGCGTTCTACACAGGCGTCAGTTGATGCTATTTTAGATGGGATGAATTGGCTAGGATTGGATTATGACGAAGGTCCGTTTTACCAAACTCAGAGATTTGAGCGTTATCAAGCAGTCATTAGGCAATTATTAAATGAAGATAAGGCTTATTATTGCGAGTGTTCAAAGAAGCGATTAGAAGATTTGCGAGAAGTGTTAATGGCAAAAGGTGAAAAGGCTATGTATGACGGTTGTTGTCGTGATAAAAACCTCACCTCAGGCGTTGTGCGTTTCAAAAATCCGCAGGAGGGTGTGGTAATTTTTGAAGATAAGGTTAAAGGCAAAATCTCCATTGCTAATAAAGAGTTAGATGATTTAATTATTGCGCGCACTGACGGCACGCCAACCTATAATTTAACCGTTGTGGTTGATGACCATGATATGGAAATCAGCCATGTGATTCGTGGTGATGACCATATTAATAACACGCCGAGACAGATTAATTTATATGAGGCATTAAATTGGGCGTTACCTAAATTTGCACATTTGCCAATGATTTTGGGCAGTGATGGTGCGCGCCTATCAAAACGACATGGTGCAGTTAGTGTAATGGCGTATCGGGATGCGGGTTTTTTACCTGAGGCACTTTTAAATTATTTGGTGCGTTTGGGTTGGTCACATGGTGACCAAGAGGTTTTTTGTTTGGATGAAATTGTATCGTTATTTGATTTAAAAGACATTAACAAAGCCCCTGCGAGCTTTAATGAAGAGAAGTTATTGTGGCTTAATCAAGAATATATTAAAAAATCCACACCTGAACATTTGATTAAAAATTTGCAATGGCATCTAAATGAACAAAGTTTTAACACCAGTAATGGACCCGATTTACCTTTGGTTGTAAATGCCCTGCAAGCGCGCTCAAAAACTTTGGTGGAGATGGTAGAGGGTATGAAAATGTATTATCAGGATTTTGATAAATTCGATAAAAAACTTGCTGATAAACAGTTTAAAGACACAGCGCCACTTGCTGCATTACTCGAGGAGCTTATGCAATTAGACATCTGGGAAGCCGAAGCAATCAAATCTTGCATTAAGCAGGTGTGCGATGATTTAGGTATTGGTTTCGGTAAAGTTGGGCAACCATTCCGTTTGGCACTCAGTGGCAATGGCAATGCAGGTAATATTGATGCTGTGGCTGAATTAATCGGCAAGTCAATCACGCTAAAACGCTTAGAAAAAGCCATTCAATATGTCGGTTGATTTACAACAATTACGACGCGAATTTACCAGTACAGGTATCGTTCGTGCTCAGTTGGATACTGACCCTTTTGCACAGTTTAAAGTTTGGATGGAACAGGCAATTGATGCAAAATTAACTTTGCCAAATGCCATGAGTTTAGCCACCAGTGACGATAAAGGTGTTGGCATTAGAACGGTGTTATTAAAGACTTTTGATGAACAGGGCTTTGTATTTTTTACCAATTACAATTCTAAAAAATCTAAGCAAATTGCTAACAACCCGAGCGCGGCGCTATTGTTTCCTTGGTTGGATTTAGAGCGTCAGGTAAAGATTTCTGGCGAGGTAGAAAAAATACCAACCTTAGAATCCATCAAATATTTCGCATCGCGTCCAAAAGATTCGCAACTCGGTGCTTGGGCGTCAGCACAATCTTCAGTGTTAAATTCAAGGCAGATTTTATTGTCGGAATTTGACACAATGAAACGCAAATTTAACAAAGGCAAGGTGCCTTTGCCTGATTTTTGGGGTGGGTATCGCGTGGTGCCAAAAACCATTGAGT is a genomic window containing:
- the gltX gene encoding glutamate--tRNA ligase, producing the protein MKSRFAPSPTGYLHIGGARTALFAWAYAKKQQGNFVLRIENTDRERSTQASVDAILDGMNWLGLDYDEGPFYQTQRFERYQAVIRQLLNEDKAYYCECSKKRLEDLREVLMAKGEKAMYDGCCRDKNLTSGVVRFKNPQEGVVIFEDKVKGKISIANKELDDLIIARTDGTPTYNLTVVVDDHDMEISHVIRGDDHINNTPRQINLYEALNWALPKFAHLPMILGSDGARLSKRHGAVSVMAYRDAGFLPEALLNYLVRLGWSHGDQEVFCLDEIVSLFDLKDINKAPASFNEEKLLWLNQEYIKKSTPEHLIKNLQWHLNEQSFNTSNGPDLPLVVNALQARSKTLVEMVEGMKMYYQDFDKFDKKLADKQFKDTAPLAALLEELMQLDIWEAEAIKSCIKQVCDDLGIGFGKVGQPFRLALSGNGNAGNIDAVAELIGKSITLKRLEKAIQYVG
- a CDS encoding helix-turn-helix domain-containing protein codes for the protein MKYIDFNENEIQDFCKEAAKNVKDLRIKKGVKQIDLAVAININSTGSYSDYENNKQNKSLV
- a CDS encoding cadherin-like domain-containing protein gives rise to the protein MSLTNEEQQNQDNLAKVKLAVDIVFSAQVETARALGASDDALKMMNNTFKLKGGALGIAQIALATHQEGAAGGIDAAISWGIGTLAGVGAVAFVSNPIGAAITLITISWGGSIVYNNTISDTVKSTLNNWFNDDITPEQKQQQFNTIADGTSSEFKQAFEIESPKTLAEISTEFNLQPSDSSTQQQNILNAIARESFLGNPIDKFTSQTADQALKNWQNQDILDLNDQGKWVVNTPDVDFNDIGDLFNAEKAMRQELKDGWITREEFRAFQDYVLNSSLGNYKFKSNYDFNELCYPIGAFYDSQSAEYDNAQSIASSTGVLVDSNLNPITKEQLAALDTNNDGQLTTDETTGLKLWTDTNEDGQLNTDELVELSTLSSPIKQADYALYTQGNAHIATNKPNQVSQIAEPTTPNSNYRHLRDTDNVYFVNGGAYKWTSSMVKINYNNKSYLIGTDGNDAFNVNYYASTNYFNLNLITHFLAGDGNDFMGGSARSDSLWGGKGNDELLGYAGNDMIYGEQGNDRIFADVGDDTVLGGAGDDLLLGFTASNDAKQTLNAGESDNDHLYGGAGDDNLYGGLGNDYLDGGTGNDVLVGGKGNDKLFGGSGNDELQGNEGNDELIGGDGEDRLFGQTGNDKLWGGAGNDLLLGFTAANQDKQSLDAGETDNDYLHGGAGNDVLIAGLGDDILYGGTENDELQGDEGDDKLYGEQGNDNLFGQVGDDVLYGGAGNDYLAGFTASNEDKQTLNAGESDNDHLYGGAGFDTLVGGLGDDYLDGGADADVMVGGKGNDIYIVNSVNDSIYEQSNQGYDTVISSTSYLLNANIEELRLLEGFDIHGTGNAQDNKIIGNSSDNIIDGVTGADVMIGGLGNDTYYVDNINDQVIENNNEGIDNVQSSITYTLDSNTENLILLDFSKPEKGKVDGEDVLVYGFPKRNELDYIQGDAVENYQGTCALTSIANLITQTGKPTTEGEVVNLAIKNNWAVNNPSLPASQLGGSNYLQQQAILDNYGIDNDVIQGYNETGIANLLRGGRGLILSVNAGVLWDEQNYVGSGSVNHAVTLTGAVHNAGNGELVGFYISDSGRGKVNDMTRFVDIETFRKAADVANAYTIYTKETVKLWNEDIDATGNNEANYIIGNRGNNTLQGLAGDDNIKAQAGNDVITGGAGDDNLDGGVGNDTYHFSLGDGNDVIVDAQGVDSIVFGDGIEIADISVTIDGADLLLTINDQDSIRIKDTENGVIERIMFADGAIWYINAANDNFNADATGRIYLQGETTQGQTLTLTSSVSDADGMGDVNYQWQVSTDRQTWVDIVGATSSELTLAQAHTGKYVRTVVSYTDDRGTLESVTTYSSAQIISDNHAPVVTTAVSLTGTEDQNLSITTAQLLANASDVDGDDLTVSNLVVIGNNASITNNNDGTWSLAPNANFNGQIQLSYDISDGQATINAIAIANIEAVNFDISNDINTTGELTLGDVITGAIETSNDTDWFRITLEAGINYQIDLEGAPTNAGTLSDTYLGGICDANGHIISGTNNDDGGVSTNSRLIFNAVESGTYYISAESFGSNIGTYSLGIDDMSVI
- the pdxH gene encoding pyridoxamine 5'-phosphate oxidase, producing the protein MSVDLQQLRREFTSTGIVRAQLDTDPFAQFKVWMEQAIDAKLTLPNAMSLATSDDKGVGIRTVLLKTFDEQGFVFFTNYNSKKSKQIANNPSAALLFPWLDLERQVKISGEVEKIPTLESIKYFASRPKDSQLGAWASAQSSVLNSRQILLSEFDTMKRKFNKGKVPLPDFWGGYRVVPKTIEFWQGRENRLHDRFVYTNKDGIWNISRLAP
- a CDS encoding tetratricopeptide repeat protein produces the protein MSNTNETDAFSADLNSGIAAFDSKNFTMAYQLLAPLATQSNAEALWRLGMMQMNGLGMVENQPLGFENFNQAAEQGHAFAHHMIAVAYMTGEGVEKDITRAIEWFEKAAEFGLPGAMYALGMLYEDGKEIEKDLEKTQYWYDEAAKVS
- a CDS encoding Mth938-like domain-containing protein, whose product is MHILKVEFNQQDNQKNSIISVNDKTITLSHTSLTTPCFVSTNYHTETPDMTLEKLDKMSLFPLSSKDDIDILIVGTGATGCFLDPQQQVAIQQMGIGIESMSTESAYRSFNLLLSDMRLVGLLLL